The following coding sequences are from one Virgibacillus necropolis window:
- a CDS encoding HIT family protein, whose product MKSGKNCPFCVLNQDEEQKIIFENETCRYIQKKKEQTILEGSGLIIPKNHVQTVFDLSEQEWKDTRDLMQKAKRLLDEAYAPDGYSVGWNTGEVGGQSIPHAHLHIIPRFTDEPYAGKGIRHWIKQPENKRPKK is encoded by the coding sequence CAAGATGAAGAACAAAAAATTATTTTTGAAAACGAAACCTGTCGTTACATACAAAAAAAGAAAGAACAAACAATATTGGAAGGAAGCGGCCTGATCATACCCAAAAATCATGTGCAAACGGTTTTTGATTTATCTGAACAGGAATGGAAAGATACAAGAGATCTGATGCAAAAAGCTAAACGGCTTCTTGATGAAGCATATGCGCCTGATGGATACAGCGTTGGTTGGAATACTGGCGAGGTTGGGGGCCAATCGATTCCACATGCACATTTACATATTATTCCTAGGTTCACTGATGAGCCTTACGCTGGAAAAGGAATCCGACATTGGATAAAGCAACCTGAAAATAAGCGCCCTAAAAAGTGA